The DNA segment TGGTGAAAACATATTTTCTCATTGAACTAGACGATAAAATACTCGAAAAAGAAATCCATGATTTCGCTGCATTTATGGATTTTTACGAAAACAAAGCGATAAATGATAAAATAGTTAGTACAATTTCTAATTCAGTTTCTAGTAGAAGTGTAGCCACCGAGGATGTAATTGCTGATATTAGTGCTTTACTTCCTTCCAGCACTTCATCTACTCTCGAGGTTGAACCATCTAACGGTCAACAACCTGAGATTACACCATTTTTTTATGAATCAAACTACGCAGCGACATATGCAAAAAATTGGTGGAATAAAACTAATAACACACTATATCCTTATTACGCAGAATATTATGGCCAATCAACTACCAATAATAATATAAATGACCTTCCATCGGGATCGACCGGACAATCGAACCCTAGAAGAGCGTGGAATGATTGTACTAACTTTGTCTCTCAAGCCCTCCAAAATGGTGGACTCGCTACTATTAAAAAAGGGATTTTAAATCCTGCTGGTGACTCCGATAATTGGTATTATAGTGATTCGAAACCATCGCACACTTGGGGAGGAGCACATAATTTCTACCAACATTTCAGTAAGAGAGCAGGAGTAGCCTCTACAAGTAGTGTATTAGGTATTGGTGATGCAGTATCGATCGACTTCACAGGTGATGGTAGTATTGATCATACAGTTATCATTACAAAAACCACCGGAACAGCTACTAACCAGCAGTATGTAACCTACCACACATACGATACAAACCAAACAAAGACGCTAAGTGATTTTTATACAGGCTCTGCTAAAGTTTATGGGTACGAAATTGATAAAATTCAGTAGCCTTGATTAGTTCCAGAAATGTTTAAAACTGAATTAATTTTAGGATGAACAGTAACCACCCTGTCCTTATGCGGGGTGGTTACTGTATCTTTACGAATTGAGGTAGAAAGTTATGAAACGATCGAAATTTATTATCTTGTTAGTCACAATATCACTATTTTCTATCGTGATTTTGACTTTAATTAACTCTCCCTCTGTTATGGGTATAATCAAATTGCAGTTATCTAATAAGGATATTGTGGAAATAGCAGCCTCCTCGACCTCACATTCATATATGAGTAAATCGACCCATAGCGATCGGGTTATCACCGATTTAATGGGAAATAAAGGATTTAAGCTCATGGATAAACAAGGATCATCTTATTTTTTTGAGAATAAGGACGGGAGGGTTATAGTTTCTAAAAAAAATTACGCCAAAAAGTATACCATATGGAAAATAGAACCACATAAATGATGAAAAAATGGTGAACCGAAACGTAAGATAATTGAACCTTTAGAAGGGAGCCCGGAGGAATATATTCGGGCTCCTTTTAATTTGTTATGTTAGCAGTTCTATTAGACATTTAATTTTCATTTACTAATTCAGATTGGAATACTTCTCTTTTAGAAGGTAGGACCGAGACTGACATAAGAATTAGTGATATG comes from the Paenibacillus lentus genome and includes:
- a CDS encoding amidase domain-containing protein, with the translated sequence MKKGLFLLSAIVLLSVVIPTASAEEAEPTIKKYLLETKDDLSYYAPLSLNGDTINLYPETKLTKNQAIKKFSKAYKFIEDDLTDRGVAVDFDSGEFQDLVKTYFLIELDDKILEKEIHDFAAFMDFYENKAINDKIVSTISNSVSSRSVATEDVIADISALLPSSTSSTLEVEPSNGQQPEITPFFYESNYAATYAKNWWNKTNNTLYPYYAEYYGQSTTNNNINDLPSGSTGQSNPRRAWNDCTNFVSQALQNGGLATIKKGILNPAGDSDNWYYSDSKPSHTWGGAHNFYQHFSKRAGVASTSSVLGIGDAVSIDFTGDGSIDHTVIITKTTGTATNQQYVTYHTYDTNQTKTLSDFYTGSAKVYGYEIDKIQ